The following are encoded together in the Opitutus sp. ER46 genome:
- a CDS encoding phosphodiester glycosidase family protein: MSDSSLLSRIRTGGFALVMLAGVFTGGAARAEVKVGGWTPIFQGVEFATGEADEKEPRLQKAFAVRVDLRAPGIEFLATPDNGDAPLETTSETPNDFLVRHKLQVAINANFYEPCCEPGNKNLLGLAMSRGVLVSPPAATGTGAAVLLITRDNHATITTTAKPIAVEKYWTAVAGSERVLIDGVKPVFKPTKFNTTEHPRSAVGISKDGRYLILLAIDGRQPGYSIGAPMDDVAAWLLRFGAWQGLNLDGGGSTALVRASEDGPMQLNKVSGAGKPHGDQSDFEVVKRVQRSNGNHLGVFARPLARR, from the coding sequence ATGTCTGATTCCTCTCTTCTCTCCCGAATTCGGACCGGCGGCTTCGCGCTCGTGATGCTGGCCGGGGTATTTACCGGCGGCGCCGCGCGCGCCGAGGTGAAAGTCGGCGGCTGGACACCGATTTTCCAAGGCGTCGAGTTTGCGACGGGCGAGGCCGATGAGAAGGAGCCGCGGCTGCAGAAGGCGTTTGCGGTGCGGGTGGACCTGCGGGCGCCGGGGATCGAGTTCCTGGCGACGCCGGACAACGGGGATGCTCCGCTCGAAACGACGAGCGAGACGCCGAATGATTTCCTTGTGCGGCACAAGCTGCAGGTCGCGATCAATGCAAACTTCTACGAGCCCTGCTGCGAGCCCGGGAACAAGAACCTGCTGGGGCTGGCGATGTCGCGCGGCGTGCTGGTGTCGCCGCCGGCGGCGACGGGCACCGGCGCGGCGGTGCTGCTGATCACGCGGGACAATCACGCGACGATCACGACGACGGCCAAGCCAATCGCGGTGGAGAAGTATTGGACGGCGGTGGCGGGCTCGGAGCGGGTGTTGATCGACGGGGTGAAGCCGGTGTTCAAGCCAACGAAGTTTAACACGACGGAGCATCCGCGGAGCGCGGTCGGCATTTCGAAGGACGGCCGTTACCTGATCCTGCTGGCGATCGATGGCCGGCAGCCCGGGTACAGCATTGGCGCGCCGATGGACGACGTGGCGGCGTGGCTGCTGCGCTTCGGGGCGTGGCAGGGATTGAATCTGGACGGCGGTGGATCGACGGCGCTGGTGCGGGCGAGTGAGGACGGCCCGATGCAGCTCAACAAGGTGAGTGGGGCGGGGAAACCGCACGGCGACCAGAGCGACTTCGAGGTGGTGAAGCGCGTGCAGCGTTCGAACGGCAATCACCTCGGGGTGTTTGCTCGGCCGCTGGCGCGGCGCTGA
- the panC gene encoding pantoate--beta-alanine ligase yields MLKIESVSEMRSYAAQLRAAGQTIALVPTQGALHAGQEGLIRAAAQRADSVVVSIFVNPLQFPPNEIVARYPRSLEADFALCERCGAHVAFVPAAEEIYPKGFSTYVVEEHVAKPLDGVSRPTHFRGVTTLMAKLINIIHPTFAFFGQKTAQRAAVVRKMCDDLGFPVEVIVEPTVREPDGLAAGVHNRSLTVAQRIDAVALHAAVEKARTMVAGGVRSPDRIVAEATHILGERRRIRVIYISIVDPVTLEAQREVVPGHSMLAIAVWIDEVRLLDNVLL; encoded by the coding sequence ATGCTTAAAATCGAATCTGTATCGGAGATGCGCTCGTATGCTGCCCAGTTGCGAGCAGCCGGGCAAACGATTGCGCTCGTCCCTACCCAGGGAGCGCTGCACGCCGGGCAGGAAGGACTGATCCGGGCGGCGGCGCAGAGGGCCGACAGCGTGGTGGTCTCAATCTTCGTCAACCCGCTGCAGTTTCCACCGAACGAGATCGTGGCGCGCTACCCGCGGAGCCTCGAGGCGGACTTCGCCCTGTGCGAGCGCTGCGGCGCGCACGTGGCTTTCGTTCCGGCGGCGGAGGAGATCTATCCGAAGGGTTTCTCGACCTATGTCGTCGAGGAGCACGTGGCGAAGCCGCTGGACGGCGTGTCGCGGCCGACGCACTTCCGCGGCGTCACGACGCTGATGGCGAAGCTCATCAACATCATTCACCCGACGTTTGCGTTCTTCGGGCAGAAGACGGCGCAGCGGGCGGCGGTGGTGCGCAAGATGTGTGACGACCTTGGTTTCCCGGTCGAAGTGATCGTGGAGCCGACGGTGCGCGAGCCGGATGGACTGGCCGCGGGGGTGCACAATCGGAGCCTGACCGTGGCGCAGCGCATCGACGCGGTGGCGTTGCACGCGGCGGTGGAGAAAGCCCGGACGATGGTGGCGGGAGGCGTGCGCAGCCCGGACCGCATCGTGGCGGAGGCGACGCACATCCTGGGCGAGCGGCGCCGCATCCGCGTCATCTACATTTCCATTGTCGACCCGGTGACGCTCGAGGCGCAGCGCGAGGTCGTGCCGGGGCACTCGATGCTGGCGATCGCGGTGTGGATCGACGAAGTGCGGCTGCTCGACAACGTGCTGCTGTAG
- a CDS encoding LL-diaminopimelate aminotransferase, protein MIRINENYSKLKASYLFSDIAKRVNAYVAANPGKSVIRLGIGDVTEPLPPVCIEALHQASDEMGHRSTFKGYGPEQGYAFLRDAIAQHDYAARGCPIAADEIFVSDGAKCDCGNIQEIFAQDVRLAIPDPVYPVYVDTNVMAGRTGPNVDGRYEGITYLESTPANGYVPSVPKVATDLIYLCFPNNPTGAVATRAQLTEWVQYARQHKAVILFDSAYEAFIRDPQIPHSIYEIEGAREVAIELRSFSKTAGFTGTRCAYTVIPKSLVAYDAAGNAHPLHALWNRRHTTKFNGVAYPIQKAAAAIYTDAGKQQTRDLIDFYLGNAKLIREAMTRLGFSCMGGDNAPYLWVNTGRDSWEFFDLLLNRAQVVCTPGAGFGKCGEGHVRISAFNSRENVEAALARIAAALK, encoded by the coding sequence ATGATTCGGATCAACGAGAACTACTCCAAGCTGAAGGCTTCCTACCTTTTCAGCGACATCGCCAAGCGCGTGAACGCCTACGTCGCGGCGAATCCCGGCAAATCCGTGATCCGGTTGGGCATCGGCGACGTCACCGAACCGTTGCCACCCGTCTGCATTGAAGCCCTTCATCAGGCGTCCGACGAAATGGGCCACCGCAGCACCTTCAAGGGCTACGGTCCCGAGCAGGGCTACGCGTTCCTGCGCGACGCTATCGCCCAGCACGACTACGCCGCCCGCGGCTGCCCCATCGCCGCCGACGAGATCTTCGTCTCCGATGGCGCCAAGTGCGACTGCGGCAACATCCAGGAAATCTTCGCCCAGGACGTCCGCCTCGCCATCCCCGATCCCGTGTATCCGGTCTATGTGGATACCAACGTGATGGCCGGCCGCACCGGTCCCAACGTCGACGGCCGGTACGAGGGCATCACCTACCTCGAGAGCACCCCGGCCAACGGCTACGTGCCGTCCGTTCCCAAGGTCGCGACCGACCTGATCTATCTCTGCTTCCCCAACAACCCGACCGGCGCCGTCGCCACCCGCGCTCAGCTCACCGAGTGGGTGCAGTACGCGCGCCAGCACAAGGCCGTCATCCTCTTCGACTCGGCCTACGAGGCCTTCATCCGCGACCCGCAGATTCCTCACTCCATCTACGAGATCGAGGGCGCCCGGGAGGTCGCGATCGAGCTCCGCAGCTTCTCCAAGACCGCCGGGTTCACCGGTACCCGCTGCGCCTACACCGTCATCCCGAAGTCGCTCGTCGCCTACGACGCCGCCGGCAACGCCCACCCGCTCCACGCCCTCTGGAATCGTCGCCACACCACCAAGTTCAACGGCGTGGCCTACCCGATCCAGAAGGCCGCCGCCGCGATCTATACCGACGCCGGCAAGCAGCAGACCCGCGACCTCATCGATTTCTACCTCGGCAACGCGAAGCTGATCCGCGAGGCCATGACCCGGCTCGGCTTCTCCTGCATGGGCGGCGACAACGCCCCCTACCTGTGGGTCAACACCGGCCGCGATTCGTGGGAGTTCTTCGACCTCCTGCTCAACCGCGCGCAGGTCGTCTGCACCCCGGGCGCCGGCTTCGGCAAGTGCGGCGAGGGCCATGTCCGCATCAGCGCGTTCAACTCCCGCGAGAACGTCGAGGCCGCCCTCGCCCGCATCGCCGCCGCCCTGAAGTAA
- a CDS encoding PqiC family protein yields the protein MKSHLSLRLPVVVAALGLAASAASLTGCLGLPQAQTDPTRTYVLSLGTAPAMANASTRVVRLRPVELPSYLRTRSLVVRRGDNEIQLRDFARWGEPLELGIARVLREDLLARGGARTVQSGLLPAPAGEEPNFELTVRVLACEGLADGRVAFRAAWELSPVDATAGAAVSRGDFQAAELKWSADNEATLAAAVSRGVDGLAAEIAAALAR from the coding sequence ATGAAATCGCATCTCTCCCTCCGTCTTCCGGTCGTGGTGGCCGCGCTTGGGCTGGCCGCCAGCGCGGCGTCGCTCACGGGCTGCCTGGGCCTGCCGCAGGCGCAGACTGATCCGACGCGCACGTACGTGTTGTCGCTCGGCACGGCACCGGCGATGGCGAACGCCTCGACCCGCGTGGTGCGGCTGCGGCCGGTGGAGCTGCCGAGCTACCTGCGGACGCGGAGTCTGGTGGTGCGGCGCGGGGACAACGAGATCCAGCTGCGCGATTTCGCGCGCTGGGGTGAGCCGCTGGAGCTCGGGATCGCGCGTGTGCTGCGGGAGGATCTGCTGGCGCGTGGCGGCGCACGGACGGTGCAGAGCGGGCTCTTGCCGGCGCCGGCGGGCGAGGAACCAAATTTCGAGCTGACCGTGCGCGTGCTGGCCTGCGAAGGCCTGGCGGACGGCCGCGTGGCGTTTCGCGCCGCGTGGGAGCTGAGCCCGGTCGACGCGACCGCGGGCGCGGCGGTGAGCCGCGGGGACTTCCAGGCGGCGGAGCTGAAATGGAGCGCGGACAACGAAGCCACGCTGGCCGCGGCGGTGAGCCGCGGGGTGGACGGGCTGGCGGCCGAGATCGCAGCGGCGCTGGCGCGGTAG
- a CDS encoding MlaD family protein: MKTKVSPSVVGAFVIGAFALGIIALLAFGGVNFFSKPQRFVVYFDESVHGLEQGSPVKLGGVRVGRVVALNIRYDEKANRSATAVTCELNRDTMTDFRGVNIDVSNRDQLQGLVDRGLRAQLSVAGLATGLLYVELDFLNPRQFPAPIRPEANRLVVVPAVPSAIAGFQASLTEIMTNLKNIDFAGLSRGLTALMADVRTRLDALDLKGTVDQWKRTGAQIENLAKGDEFKRTLENLNQAVADLRGTIARIDGQVEPTGKELRETLAEAKRTIASFNTTAATAQKFLSRNAAVGDELGTTLQHLNEAAESVKRLADFLERNPNALLTGKKPPE, encoded by the coding sequence ATGAAGACGAAAGTGAGTCCATCCGTGGTGGGCGCCTTCGTCATCGGGGCGTTTGCGCTGGGCATCATCGCGCTGCTGGCGTTTGGCGGGGTGAATTTCTTCTCCAAGCCGCAGCGGTTCGTCGTGTACTTCGACGAATCGGTGCACGGCCTTGAGCAAGGCTCGCCGGTGAAGCTCGGCGGCGTTCGCGTGGGCCGGGTGGTGGCGCTGAACATCCGCTACGATGAGAAGGCAAACCGCTCGGCGACGGCGGTCACGTGCGAGCTGAATCGGGACACGATGACGGACTTTCGCGGCGTGAACATCGACGTGTCGAACCGCGACCAGCTGCAGGGGCTCGTCGACCGCGGCCTGCGCGCGCAGTTGTCGGTCGCGGGCCTGGCGACGGGCCTGCTGTACGTGGAACTCGATTTCCTGAACCCGCGGCAGTTCCCGGCGCCGATCCGGCCCGAGGCCAACCGGCTGGTGGTGGTGCCGGCGGTGCCCTCGGCCATTGCCGGATTCCAGGCGAGCCTGACAGAGATCATGACGAACCTGAAGAACATCGACTTCGCGGGTCTCTCCCGCGGGCTGACGGCGCTGATGGCGGACGTGCGCACGCGGCTCGATGCGCTGGATCTCAAGGGCACGGTGGACCAGTGGAAGCGGACGGGCGCGCAGATCGAGAACCTGGCGAAGGGCGACGAGTTCAAGCGCACGCTGGAGAACCTGAACCAGGCGGTGGCGGACCTGCGCGGGACGATCGCACGGATCGACGGGCAGGTGGAGCCGACGGGCAAGGAGCTGCGCGAGACGCTGGCGGAGGCGAAGCGCACGATCGCGTCCTTCAACACCACGGCGGCGACGGCGCAGAAATTCCTGAGCCGCAATGCGGCGGTGGGTGACGAGCTGGGCACGACGCTGCAGCACTTGAACGAGGCGGCGGAGTCGGTGAAGCGGCTGGCCGATTTCCTCGAACGCAATCCGAACGCGCTCCTCACGGGCAAGAAGCCGCCGGAGTGA
- a CDS encoding ATP-binding cassette domain-containing protein, with amino-acid sequence MSTPPNPPAVPAIQVNQLTAGYDGRVVLQDVSFAVQPGEVFFIIGGSGCGKSTLLRHMIGLHPLRGGDVTFFGDSFTQADAATRRARLKTFGVLFQSGALWSSLTLRQNVALPLEEYTTLSRREIDDLASFKLGQVGLGGFEDYFPAEISGGMKKRAGLARALALDPAIVFFDEPSAGLDPVTSRKMDELILQVRDTFGTTIVVVSHELQSIYGIADRVIMLDREAKGIIAQGRPRELVATSRDPRVTEFLRFALPETAAGKGAS; translated from the coding sequence ATGAGCACGCCGCCCAATCCTCCCGCCGTTCCGGCGATCCAGGTGAACCAGCTCACGGCCGGTTACGACGGGCGTGTCGTGCTGCAGGATGTGAGCTTTGCGGTCCAGCCGGGCGAGGTGTTCTTCATCATCGGCGGGTCGGGCTGCGGGAAGAGCACGCTGTTGCGGCACATGATCGGGCTGCATCCGCTGCGCGGCGGCGACGTGACCTTCTTCGGCGATTCCTTCACGCAGGCGGATGCGGCAACGCGGCGGGCGCGGCTGAAGACCTTTGGCGTGCTGTTCCAGAGCGGCGCGCTGTGGTCGTCGCTCACGCTGCGGCAGAACGTGGCGCTGCCGCTGGAGGAGTACACGACGCTCTCGCGGCGGGAGATCGACGACCTGGCGAGTTTCAAGCTCGGGCAGGTGGGGCTGGGCGGGTTCGAGGACTACTTCCCGGCGGAGATCAGCGGCGGCATGAAGAAGCGCGCGGGGCTGGCGCGGGCGCTGGCGCTGGACCCGGCGATCGTGTTTTTCGACGAACCCTCGGCGGGACTCGATCCGGTGACCTCGCGAAAGATGGACGAACTTATCCTGCAGGTGCGCGACACGTTTGGGACGACCATCGTGGTGGTGTCGCACGAGCTGCAGTCGATCTACGGGATCGCCGACCGCGTGATCATGCTGGACCGGGAGGCGAAAGGGATCATCGCGCAGGGTCGGCCACGGGAACTCGTGGCGACGTCGCGCGATCCGAGGGTGACCGAGTTTCTGCGCTTTGCGCTGCCGGAGACGGCGGCGGGGAAAGGCGCGAGTTGA
- a CDS encoding ABC transporter permease, producing MPATEPTTSARAVAHADGDVLDVALGGDWQVTGKVPNWTSVIDRQAPRRVRLRLEGLGRWDSSLLLFVMHAQDWCRNAGAACDAEALPEEIRTLSGQLATSHETRAPFDRSEGFLANVGRATIDIRRNVGEIFHFVGETVISATRLARSPARFRWRDWAYEMQQCGAMALPIVSLISFLVGVTLAYTGAIVLRQYGGDIYIADLIGLSMVRETGAVMTAVVLAGRTGAAFAATLGNMKANEEIDALETLGIAPVQFLVLPRLLALAVMMPLLSVYANALGMIGGMAVALGILDIQPTAYWAEMQTSIDMSDLAVGVIKAVAFGLIIGLSGCLRGLQAERSAAGVGRAATSAVVTAILFLVVADALFAVVFNILGL from the coding sequence ATGCCTGCAACCGAGCCCACGACTTCCGCTCGCGCCGTGGCGCACGCCGACGGCGACGTGCTGGACGTGGCGCTGGGGGGCGACTGGCAGGTCACCGGGAAAGTTCCGAACTGGACCTCGGTGATCGACCGGCAGGCGCCACGGCGGGTGCGGCTGCGGCTGGAGGGGCTCGGCCGCTGGGATTCGTCGCTGCTGCTCTTCGTGATGCATGCGCAGGACTGGTGTCGGAATGCCGGCGCGGCGTGCGACGCGGAGGCGTTGCCGGAGGAGATCCGCACCCTGAGCGGCCAGCTGGCAACCTCGCATGAAACGCGGGCGCCGTTCGACCGCTCGGAAGGGTTCCTGGCGAACGTCGGCCGGGCGACGATCGATATCCGGCGCAACGTCGGGGAGATCTTCCACTTTGTCGGCGAGACGGTGATCAGCGCCACGCGGCTGGCGCGCAGTCCGGCGCGGTTCCGCTGGCGGGACTGGGCGTACGAGATGCAGCAGTGCGGGGCGATGGCGCTGCCGATCGTGAGCCTGATCAGTTTCTTGGTTGGCGTGACGCTGGCCTACACGGGAGCGATCGTGCTGCGGCAATACGGCGGCGACATCTACATTGCCGACCTGATCGGGCTTTCGATGGTGCGCGAAACGGGCGCAGTCATGACGGCGGTGGTGCTGGCGGGGCGGACGGGGGCGGCGTTTGCGGCGACGCTCGGCAACATGAAGGCGAACGAGGAGATCGACGCGCTGGAGACGCTCGGCATCGCGCCGGTGCAGTTTCTGGTGCTGCCGCGGCTGCTGGCGCTGGCGGTGATGATGCCGCTGCTCTCGGTGTACGCCAACGCGCTGGGCATGATCGGCGGCATGGCCGTGGCGTTGGGCATCCTGGACATCCAGCCGACGGCGTATTGGGCGGAGATGCAGACGAGCATCGACATGTCGGACCTCGCGGTCGGCGTGATCAAGGCGGTGGCATTCGGCCTGATCATCGGCCTGTCGGGCTGCCTCCGCGGCCTGCAGGCGGAACGCAGTGCGGCCGGCGTGGGCCGGGCGGCGACCTCGGCGGTGGTGACCGCGATCCTTTTCCTAGTGGTGGCGGACGCGTTGTTCGCCGTCGTATTCAACATCCTTGGGCTGTGA
- a CDS encoding HAD family hydrolase, whose amino-acid sequence MASFATILLDLDGTLVDAFTTIHRAYVHTLPQFGRPAPTIDQVRRAVGGGLENAMRHFVPEELVAAAVKVHIAYTNEILLEDAKLMPGALELLRDQQARGAILAVFTNKRGDHARAVCAHLGATPYLKAIFGAKDTPWLKPQPEFAAHALRALGARAETTVLIGDSPFDVQAAHAGGFACWCVTTGTHTAAQLQAAGAEAVYPDLLAVNAALSRG is encoded by the coding sequence ATGGCCTCCTTCGCAACGATTCTCCTGGATCTGGACGGCACCCTGGTGGACGCGTTCACCACCATCCACCGCGCCTACGTCCACACGCTGCCGCAGTTCGGCCGCCCGGCGCCGACCATCGACCAGGTCCGGCGGGCCGTCGGCGGGGGCCTGGAGAACGCCATGCGCCACTTCGTGCCCGAGGAACTCGTCGCCGCGGCGGTCAAGGTCCACATCGCCTACACCAACGAGATCCTCCTCGAGGACGCGAAGCTCATGCCCGGCGCCCTCGAACTGCTCCGCGACCAGCAGGCCCGCGGCGCCATCCTGGCAGTGTTCACCAACAAGCGCGGCGACCATGCCCGCGCTGTCTGCGCCCACCTTGGCGCCACCCCGTACCTCAAGGCCATCTTCGGCGCCAAGGACACACCCTGGCTCAAACCGCAGCCGGAGTTCGCCGCGCACGCGCTCCGCGCCCTCGGTGCCCGCGCCGAAACCACGGTCCTCATCGGCGATTCGCCCTTTGACGTCCAGGCTGCCCATGCCGGCGGGTTCGCCTGCTGGTGCGTTACCACCGGCACCCATACCGCCGCCCAGCTCCAGGCCGCCGGCGCCGAAGCCGTGTACCCCGACCTGCTGGCCGTCAACGCCGCGCTCTCCCGCGGTTAA
- a CDS encoding ATP-dependent RecD-like DNA helicase yields the protein MAFSRPSPSSASATLTGVVERIIFLNEENHYTIAEFRPDVPPASAAAGKPAKPEPVTIVGPLPGVECGETLHLTGEWTRHAQHGAQFKIATFRSELPASVYGIRKYLGSGLVPGIGKVYANKIVDAFGTDTFRILSEESGRLRDVAGIGRKRATAIKQAWDSKRTERELYIFLQTYGVTPAQCVKLVKQYGAQAKTVLTSEPYRAAREIDGIGFKTADRIAINLGFANDAPPRIDAGIQFALETLQEEGHTAYGETDLADYTANLLETEGRLVAARIVVQVQDKALVRQGAAGTPGALIQLPHNDRAEQKIADTVARLLRVGSGLPPIKIDAAVQWAEQKAGFTFAELQRVALKSALSCKLSVLTGGPGTGKTTILRALVEILKAKKVRVHLAAPTGRAAQRLAETTGGFASTIHRLLRYDAAAGGFTANESDPLHTDFLIVDEASMLDTRLAAALLQAVPSRAHILLVGDTDQLPSVGAGNVLKDLISAATHLDREGSGAAGRMPVTRLAVIFRQQGQSQIVTTAHAINEGNPMLPTVLPDVASAQVWSDLNFIAALDAEDCLRKVIQLVTEFIPRVLKWPHPIRDVQVLAPMHKGTAGVGNFNLELQGALNPHETGLRTATGEYRAGDKVIQLRNNYDKNLFNGDIGTVVAVHADRGTMEAEFDGERHTFERSEFGDLALAYAISIHKSQGSEYPVVVVPLLKAHFMMLQRNLIYTAITRGKKKVFIVGDPTAYAMAVRNSESKLRLTHLQEKTLQAVSGKR from the coding sequence TTGGCCTTCTCCCGTCCCAGTCCCAGCTCCGCCTCCGCCACGCTCACCGGCGTCGTCGAGCGGATCATTTTCCTGAACGAGGAGAACCACTACACGATCGCGGAGTTCCGCCCCGACGTCCCGCCCGCCAGCGCCGCCGCCGGCAAGCCCGCCAAGCCTGAGCCGGTCACCATCGTCGGCCCGCTCCCCGGCGTCGAATGCGGCGAGACGCTCCACCTCACGGGCGAGTGGACGCGCCACGCCCAGCACGGCGCCCAGTTCAAGATCGCGACGTTCCGTAGCGAGCTGCCCGCCAGCGTGTACGGGATTCGCAAATACCTCGGCAGCGGCCTCGTCCCCGGCATCGGCAAGGTCTACGCCAACAAGATCGTCGACGCCTTCGGCACCGACACGTTCCGCATCCTGAGCGAGGAGTCCGGCCGGTTGCGCGACGTCGCCGGCATCGGCCGCAAGCGCGCCACCGCCATCAAGCAGGCGTGGGATTCCAAGCGCACCGAGCGCGAGCTCTACATCTTCCTCCAGACCTACGGCGTCACGCCCGCCCAGTGCGTGAAGCTCGTGAAGCAGTACGGCGCCCAGGCCAAGACCGTGCTCACGAGCGAGCCTTACCGCGCGGCGCGCGAGATCGACGGCATTGGTTTCAAGACCGCCGACCGCATCGCCATCAACCTGGGCTTTGCCAACGACGCCCCGCCGCGCATCGACGCCGGCATCCAGTTCGCCCTCGAGACGCTCCAGGAGGAGGGCCACACCGCCTACGGCGAGACCGACCTCGCCGACTACACCGCCAACCTCCTCGAGACCGAGGGCCGGCTCGTCGCCGCCCGCATCGTCGTGCAGGTCCAGGACAAGGCCCTCGTTCGCCAGGGCGCGGCCGGCACGCCCGGCGCCCTCATCCAACTCCCGCACAACGACCGGGCCGAGCAGAAGATCGCCGACACCGTCGCGCGGCTGCTCCGCGTCGGCAGCGGGCTGCCGCCCATCAAGATCGATGCGGCGGTCCAGTGGGCCGAGCAGAAGGCGGGTTTCACGTTCGCCGAGCTTCAGCGGGTCGCCCTCAAGAGCGCCCTGTCCTGCAAGCTCTCCGTCCTCACCGGCGGTCCCGGCACGGGCAAAACCACGATCCTGCGCGCGCTCGTCGAGATCCTGAAGGCCAAGAAGGTCCGCGTACACCTCGCCGCCCCCACCGGCCGCGCTGCGCAGCGGCTCGCCGAGACCACCGGCGGCTTCGCCTCCACCATCCACCGGCTCCTCCGCTACGACGCCGCGGCCGGCGGGTTCACCGCCAACGAGAGCGATCCGCTGCACACCGACTTCCTCATCGTCGACGAGGCCTCGATGCTCGACACGCGCCTCGCCGCCGCGCTGCTGCAGGCCGTCCCGTCGCGCGCGCACATTCTCCTCGTGGGCGACACCGACCAGTTGCCCAGCGTCGGCGCCGGCAATGTGCTCAAGGACCTCATCAGCGCCGCCACCCACCTCGACCGCGAGGGCAGCGGCGCCGCGGGCCGGATGCCCGTGACGCGCCTCGCCGTCATCTTCCGCCAGCAGGGCCAGAGCCAGATCGTCACCACCGCCCACGCCATCAACGAGGGCAACCCGATGCTGCCGACCGTCCTGCCCGACGTCGCGAGCGCGCAGGTCTGGTCCGACCTCAACTTCATCGCCGCGCTCGATGCCGAGGACTGCCTGCGCAAGGTCATCCAGCTCGTCACCGAGTTCATCCCGCGCGTGCTGAAATGGCCGCACCCGATCCGCGACGTGCAGGTCCTCGCCCCAATGCACAAGGGCACCGCCGGCGTGGGCAACTTCAACCTCGAGCTCCAGGGCGCGCTCAACCCCCACGAGACCGGACTCCGCACCGCCACCGGCGAGTACCGCGCGGGCGACAAGGTCATCCAGCTCCGGAACAACTACGACAAGAACCTCTTCAACGGTGACATCGGGACGGTGGTGGCGGTGCACGCCGACCGCGGCACGATGGAAGCGGAGTTCGATGGCGAGCGGCACACCTTCGAGCGCTCGGAGTTCGGCGACCTCGCCCTCGCGTACGCGATCAGCATCCACAAGTCACAGGGCAGCGAATATCCCGTGGTGGTCGTGCCGCTGCTGAAGGCGCACTTCATGATGCTGCAGCGAAACCTGATCTACACCGCGATCACGCGCGGGAAGAAGAAGGTCTTCATCGTCGGCGACCCGACCGCCTACGCGATGGCCGTCCGCAACAGCGAATCCAAACTCCGCCTCACCCACCTCCAGGAAAAGACGCTCCAGGCCGTCAGCGGCAAACGCTGA